One window from the genome of Nicotiana tomentosiformis chromosome 5, ASM39032v3, whole genome shotgun sequence encodes:
- the LOC138891593 gene encoding 5-epiaristolochene 1,3-dihydroxylase-like, which translates to MQFFSLVSIFLFLSFLFLLRKWKNSNSQSKKLPPGPWKIPILGSMLHMIGGEPHHVLRDLAKKYGPLMHLQLGEISAVVVTSREMAKEVLKTHDMVFASRPKIVAMDIICYNQSDIAFSPYGDQWRQMRKICVMELLNAKNVRSFSSIRRDEVVRLIDSIRSSSSSGELVNFTQRIIWFASSMTCRSAFGQVLKGQDIFAKKIREVIGLAEGFDVVDIFPSYKFLHVLSGMKRKLLNAHLKVDAIVEDVINEHKKNLAAGKSNGALGGEDLIDVLLRLKNDTSLQFPITNNNIKAVIVDMFAAGTETSSTTTVWAMAEMMKNPSVFTKAQAEVREAFRDKVSFDENDVEELKYLKLVIKETLRLHPPSPLLVPRECREDTDINGYTIPAKTKVMVNVWALGRDPKYWDDAESFKPERFEQCSMDFFGNNFEFLPFGGGRRICPGMSFGLANLYLPLAQLLYHFDWKLPTGIKPRDLDLTELSGITIARKGDLYLNATPYQPYPE; encoded by the exons ATGCAATTCTTCAGCTTGGTTTCCATTTTCCTATTCCTATCTTTCCTATTTTTGTTGAGGAAATGGAAGAACTCTAATAGCCAAAGCAAAAAATTGCCACCAGGTCCATGGAAAATACCAATACTAGGAAGTATGCTTCATATGATTGGTGGAGAACCACACCATGTCCTTAGAGATTTAGCCAAAAAATATGGACCACTTATGCACCTTCAGTTAGGTGAAATTTCTGCAGTTGTGGTTACTTCTAGGGAGATGGCAAAAGAAGTACTAAAAACTCATGACATGGTTTTTGCATCTAGGCCTAAAATTGTAGCCATGGACATTATCTGTTATAACCAGTCCGACATTGCCTTTAGCCCTTATGGCGACCAGTGGAGACAAATGCGTAAAATTTGTGTCATGGAACTTCTCAATGCAAAGAATGTTCGGTCCTTCAGCTCGATCAGACGTGATGAAGTCGTTCGTCTCATTGACTCTATCCGGTCATCTTCTTCTTCTGGTGAGCTAGTTAATTTTACGCAGAGGATCATTTGGTTTGCAAGCTCCATGACGTGTAGATCAGCATTTGGGCAAGTACTCAAGGGGCAAGATATATTTGCAAAAAAGATCAGAGAAGTAATAGGATTAGCAGAAGGCTTTGATGTGGTAGACATCTTCCCTTCATACAAGTTTCTTCATGTTCTCAGTGGAATGAAGCGTAAACTTCTGAATGCCCACCTTAAGGTAGATGCCATTGTTGAGGATGTCATCAACGAGCACAAGAAAAATCTTGCAGCTGGCAAGAGTAATGGTGCATTAGGAGGTGAAGATCTAATTGATGTCCTACTAAGACTTAAGAATGATACAAGTCTTCAATTTCCCATCAccaacaacaatatcaaagctGTTATTGTT GACATGTTTGCTGCCGGAACGGAAACTTCATCAACAACAACTGTATGGGCTATGGCTGAAATGATGAAGAATCCAAGTGTATTCACCAAAGCTCAAGCAGAAGTGCGAGAAGCCTTTAGGGACAAAGTATCTTTTGATGAAAACGATGTGGAGGAGCTGAAATACTTAAAGTTAGTCATTAAAGAAACTTTGAGACTTCATCCACCCTCTCCACTTTTGGTCCCAAGAGAATGCAGGGAAGACACAGATATAAACGGCTACACTATTCCTGCGAAGACCAAAGTTATGGTTAATGTTTGGGCATTGGGAAGAGATCCAAAATATTGGGATGACGCCGAAAGCTTTAAGCCAGAGAGATTTGAGCAATGCTCTATGGATTTTTTTGGTAATAATTTTGAGTTTCTTCCCTTTGGTGGTGGACGGAGAATTTGTCCTGGAATGTCATTTGGTTTAGCTAATCTTTACTTGCCATTGGCCCAATTGCTGTATCACTTCGACTGGAAACTCCCAACTGGAATCAAGCCAAGAGACTTGGACTTGACTGAATTATCTGGAATAACTATTGCTAGAAAGGGTGACCTTTACTTAAATGCCACTCCTTATCAACCTTATCCAGAGTAA